The DNA window ACCAAAATATTGGCTGGCTTATCTAAACCTCATAGGTTTTAAAAACCTATGAGGTTTCTTCAATGGCATCTCTTTCTAGCCCAGATTGCAGCGGCATCCTTTTTTGTGGCGACCGGAGCGAAGCGCAGGTCGTAACAAAAAAGATACAGCGGAAAGCTGGAAATAGCTTCAGATAAAAATCATCTGCTAATTCGAAAGAAATCCTAAATACTAAAAAGATTTTCGGGAAAACTGTTTTTGAGTTTGAAATATTGCGCAATAAAAAACCCGAAATCTCTACGACTTCGGGTTTTGATATTTCATTGTACTGTTATTCTAAGAGTGTACCAAACCACGAAGCCTCGCCTTTGCAAAAGGCAATCCTACTGTTGAAAGCTGATTGGATATGAACATTGCTTCGTTGTTTTTAAATGATTAAACTTTATTTTACGCTGCAAATATATACATTTTTCTGAATATCAAAATTATTTTTCGGTTTTTTTATCGAATCTGTAATGTTTTTTTCATGGAGACTGCTCTTTTCAACAATCTCTCTTTTTGACTTGAGAGCTAAAATGAAAAAAAATTAAATTTATTTTACTAAAATAAATAAAAAGGTACAATATTTGTCTATGTGTTTTTACATCTTAACAAATAATATTATGAGAAATTTCTTTAAACCTCTACTATTTTCGGGAGTTGCCATGCTGTGCATTATCTCCTGCGACGACAATGATGACAACATGATGACTGAGAAGACCACGTATGAACTGGTTTCTTCAGACAGTAATTTAAGCAGTTTAAAAGCTGCCATCGACAAAGCAGGTCTTTCTGCAACTCTTAACCAAAGCGGAACTTTTACATTATTCGCTCCAACAAATGCCGCTTTTGCAACTTTTTTACAGGCAAACGGATATGCAAGTCTTAATGACGTTCCTACGGCGGCATTAAAAACTTTGCTGATGAACCACGTTTTGAATTCTGAAGTAAAAGCAGCAGCAATTTCTACCGGCTATGTTTCTACTCTTGCTATGGGATCTGCTTCTTCCACAAGACCGATCAGTATGTTTATCAATACGAATGGCGGTGTAAAAATTAATGGGGTATCGAATGTTGTTGCCACAGATATTGATGCCAACAACGGAGTGATCCACAAAGTAGATGCGGTAATCGGTTTGCCAACTATTGTTACTCATGCAACGGCAAATCCTCAGTTTACGTCTTTGGTTTCTGCTCTTACAAGAAGTGATATGCCGAATTTTGTTGGAATTTTAAGCGGAACTGCCAATTCTCCGTTTACGGTTTTCGCACCTACCAACAGTGCTTTCTCTTCTCTTCTTACTGAAATTGGAGCGGCTAATTTAGCAGCGATTCCGAAAACAACTTTGGAAAATACTTTGAAATACCACGTCGTTACCGGAGCTAATGTAGGATCTAATAATCTCACAAACAATATGATGTTTCCAACTTTTCAGGGCGGAAGTTTTAAGATTACCACAACAGGCGGTGCAAAAATTACAGATAACAACAACAGAGTTTCTAATATTATTGTAACCGACGTACAATGCAGCAACGGAATTATCCATGCAATTGATAAAGTTTTGCTACCCTAATTGTTTTTTTCATATAATATTTAGCGAAATAGGCTGCCTCATTTCTGAAGCAGCCTATCTTATTTTTTAATTTTTACATTTAATCTTTAGATCCCAGATCATCCATCGGATCATCCATCCCTTTGATGATATTGGAATGGTATACCCTTTCTGAACCCAGAAAATAAATATTGTGTCTTGCTTTTGCAATAATTCCGTTGTATTCCTCTTCCGTCATTCCTTCAGGAATATCTGTTTTTTCTTCCGCTGGTTTTCTGTATACCTGCAAAGCTCCGTTTTTATTCAGGATTGAATTTGCAGAAACGGCCTCTTCCAGATTATCTGCGTATTAATTTTTACATTTAATCTTTAGATCCCAGATCATCCATCGGATCATCCATCCCTTTGATGATATTGGAATGGTATACCCTTTCTGAACCCAGAAAATAAATATTGTGTCTTGCTTTTGCAATAATTCCGTTGTATTCCTCTTCCGTCATTCCTTCAGGAATATCTGTTTTTTCTTCCGCTGGTTTTCTGTATACCTGCAAAGCTCCGTTTTTATTCAGGATTGAATTTGCAGAAACGGCCTCTTCCAGATTATCTGCGTATACAATCACATTATTTTTTCCGATGCTGTGCTTTCTGTACGCATCAAGCATTTCATCATCATGCGCAAACGTATATTCGAAAAAACCTTTGGTCTGCTCATCTTCCTGATAATTGTCGGTTGACAGTCCGCTTTCAAGGTTTGATCTGGAAATAATTATATTTGCCTCATCAAATCCGTTTTCTTTTAAATCTTTTTTAATTTCTTCTGTATCTACCGTTACAGGAAATACGGAAACTACTGTATAAGCCATAATATTTTGTTTTGATTATGGAGTACAGTACAAAAGCTGTGCAACTTATCTGGTGAAAAGGTTAATTTAATTTAAAAATTTATCCAGAATATCTACTGCACACTTCGGAAGGTTGGTTCCCGGACCAAAAATGAAATCGGCTCCGTTTGCATAGAGAAATTCGTAATCCTGCTGCGGAATTACCCCTCCGACAACGATGGTAATATCGTCTGCCCCGAGTTTTTTAAGCTCCTCAACAACCTGCGGAACCAGAGTTTTATGACCTGCCGCCAAAGAAGAAACTCCTAAAATATGAATATCATTTTCTACTGCCTGTTTTGCCACTTCTTCCGGAGTCTGGAATAATGGTGCCACATCCACATCGAATCCCATATCTGCAAATGCTGTTGCGACTACTTTTGCTCCTCTGTCGTGACCGTCCTGTCCCATTTTAGCGACCATTAATCGCGGACGGCGCCCTTCTTCCTCCTCAAATTTCTGGGTAAGGTGTAAGGCTTTTTCAAAATATTCGTTTTTACCTGCATTCATGGCGTAAACTCCTGAAATTGTTCTGATATTGGCTTTGTATCTTCCGAAGCTTTCTTCCATCGCATCACTCATTTCTCCCAGCGTTACTCTTCTTCTTGCCGCTTCAATACATAACGCCAAAAGATTTCCTTTTCCAGATTTGGCACTTTCACGGATCTCATTTAAAATCTCATTCACCGCGTCAGAATTTCTTTCTGCTTTTATTTTATTTAATCTTTCAATTTGCTTTCTGCGGACTTCCGTATTGTCGATATCTAAAATTTCAATGGCATCCTGCTTCAGTTCTGATCTGAAAGAATTAACCCCGATGATAAATTCTTCACCACTGTCAATTTTCGCCTGTTTTCTCGCTGCCGCTTCTTCAATCCTCATCTTCGGAATTCCGGCTTCAATGGCTTTTGTCATTCCGCCTTCCTGCTCTACCTCATCGATGTATTTCATGGCTTCTTCAATCATCTGCTGCGTAAGACTTTCAACCAAATTGCTTCCGCCCATCGGATCTACGACATCGCAGATTCCGCTTTCCTGCTGAAGAATAATCTGTGTATTTCTTGCAATTTTTGCTGAATAATCTGTAGGAAGGGCAATGGCTTCGTCCAAAGCATTGGTATGAAGAGACTGCGTTCCGCCCAGTGCAGAAGACAATGCTTCAATTGCTGTTCTCGTAATATTATTAAATGGTTCCTGCTCCGTTAAAGACCAGCCTGAAGTCTGTGAGTGAGTTCTTAAAGCTAAAGATTTCGGATTCTGAGGATTAAACTGCTTTAATAATTCAGCCCAGATATATCTTGCTGCCCTCATTTTGGCAATTTCCATAAAATGATTCATCCCGATTGCCCAGAAAAAGGAGAGTCTCGGTGCAAAATCATCGACATTCATTCCCGCTTTTATTCCTGTTCTTACATATTCCAATCCATCGGCAAGCGTGTAAGCCATTTCCAGAACCGGAGTTGCTCCTGCTTCCTGCATGTGATATCCGGAAATTGAGATGGAATTAAACTTCGGAATATTCTGAGAAGTATATTCGAAAATATCTGCAATAATCTTCATGGAAGGTGCAGGCGGATAAATGTAGGTATTTCTCACCATGAATTCCTTCAGAATATCATTCTGAATGGTTCCTGAAAGCAAATCCTGAGAAACGCCCTGTTCTTCTGCCGCCACAATATAGAATGAAAGAATTGGCAGAACGGCTCCGTTCATCGTCATGGAAACTGAAATCTGATCCAAAGGAATTTCATTGAATAAAATTTTCATATCCTCCACAGAATCAATCGCTACTCCCGCCTTTCCAACATCGCCCACAACTCTCGCATGATCGGAATCATATCCTCTGTGTGTTGCCAGATCGAAGGCTACCGAAAGCCCTTTTTGTCCCGCCGCCAGATTTCTTCTGTAAAAAGCATTGGATTCTTCTGCCGTGGAAAAACCTGCATACTGACGGATCGTCCATGGCTTCTGAACATACATTGTAGAATACGGACCTCTCAAATAAGGTGCAATTCCCGGAGAAGTCTGCGTTAATTCCTGATTTTTAACGTCTTCTGCCGTATAAGAAGATTTTAACTGTAAGCCGTCTTTCTCAAAAGGATAGACCTCTGTTTTCTTTTCGGTAATAGTGAATTGAGGAGTTTTATTCTGAACTGCCCTTCTCATAATTTCAGATTTAATAGATGGCTAAAATTACACATTTTTGAGGGAATATTTTTTAAATAAAAAAAGCGAAACTGCAAAACTGCAAAATCGCTTTTTCAGTGCTCACTAATCATCATTTTCCAATATCAATTAAAGAAATAAGTCAAAACTACAAACAACTGCTATAACCTTCTTCTGAAATTTAATGAAGAGGAAAAACATTTCCCTCCTGTAATGGCGGTTTTCATATCTGTACGTTATATTCTTGCGTCAGTAAGTTATATTCTCGCACCCGTATTTAATATTCTTGCACCAATAAGTTAGATTCTTGCATCAATAAGTTAGATTCTTGCACCACTATTTTATATTCTCGCGTCTGTAAGTTATATTCTTGCATCAATAAGTTATATTCTTGCACCAGTATTTTATATTCTCGCACCAGTAAGTTAGATTCTTGCACCAGCAGGTTTATTTCTTTTGTCTTGAATGAAGATCTGTACAATACTACTGAATCAACGTAGTAATGAATAATACACTAATTCAGTAGCTGTTCTCATGCCTTATTTAGAATCTTAAGCAGAGAATTTTTATTTCTGTAGTTTTTTAATCCCCATTTCATACAACGCAAAAGAAATCAGATCTGCATTTTCTCCGATCACCTGTTCTGTAGATCTTCCGGCTCCATGTCCTGCATTTTTCTCAATTCTTAGTAAAATTGGGTTGTTACAAGCCTGCTTTTCCTGTAATTCTGCACCAAACTTAAAAGAATGCGCCGGAACTACCCTGTCATCATGATCACTGGTAATAATCATGGTTGATGGATAACACGTTCCTGCTTTTACATTATGAACCGGAGAATAAGATTTTAAATAGTCAAACATTTCTTTGTTGTCTTCCGCAGTTCCGTAATCATAAGACCAGCCTGCTCCTGCGGTGAATTTATTATACCTCAACATATCCAGAACGCCCACTCCCGGAAAGGCAACTCTGGCTAAATCCGGACGCATCGTCATGGTAGCTCCTACCAGCAAACCGCCGTTTGATCTGCCTGAAAGTGCCATAAACTGTTTGGAAGTATAGCCTTTGCTCTGTAAATATTCTCCTGCAGCGATGAAATCTTCAAAAACATTTTTTTTCTGCATTTTTGTTCCTGCATCATGCCATTTTTTACCGTATTCTCCGCCGCCGCGAATGTTCGGAACGGCATAAATTCCGCCATTTTCCATCCAGATCGCATTTACTACAGAAAAGGCAGGCTGTAAGCTGATGTTGAATCCGCCGTAAGAATAAAGAATCGTAGGATTTTTACCATTCAGTTTTGTTCCTTTCTTATAGTTAATCATCATTGGAATTTTAGTTCCGTCTTTTGAAGTGTAGAAAACCTGTTCAGAAACATAATCTTCAGGATTGAATTTCACTTTTGGCTTCTGATACACTTCAGATTTCCCTGAATCTGCGTTAAATTTATACGTTGTTCCGGGAGTGATGTAATTCGTAAAAGAGAAATACAGCTCTTTCTCAGTTTCCTTCCCTCCGAATCCGGATACGTTTCCTTTTCCGGGAAGAGAAATTTCACGAATCAGTTTTCCGGCTCTGTCATATTGTTTTACCTGATCAATCGCATCAATCATGTAGGTTGCAAAGAAATATCCTCCTCCTGTTGTAATTCCTAAAACATTTTCGGTCTGGGGAATAACATCTTTCCATGTTTCGGGAGCCGGATTCTTAATGGTTGTTTTTACCAGACGCATATTCGGAGCATCTTTATCCGTAAAAATATACAGATCATCACCCTGCGTATCAACAATGCTTACATTGATATCAAAACCTTTATTAATCTGAACAAAATC is part of the Chryseobacterium indicum genome and encodes:
- a CDS encoding fasciclin domain-containing protein; translation: MRNFFKPLLFSGVAMLCIISCDDNDDNMMTEKTTYELVSSDSNLSSLKAAIDKAGLSATLNQSGTFTLFAPTNAAFATFLQANGYASLNDVPTAALKTLLMNHVLNSEVKAAAISTGYVSTLAMGSASSTRPISMFINTNGGVKINGVSNVVATDIDANNGVIHKVDAVIGLPTIVTHATANPQFTSLVSALTRSDMPNFVGILSGTANSPFTVFAPTNSAFSSLLTEIGAANLAAIPKTTLENTLKYHVVTGANVGSNNLTNNMMFPTFQGGSFKITTTGGAKITDNNNRVSNIIVTDVQCSNGIIHAIDKVLLP
- the scpA gene encoding methylmalonyl-CoA mutase, producing the protein MRRAVQNKTPQFTITEKKTEVYPFEKDGLQLKSSYTAEDVKNQELTQTSPGIAPYLRGPYSTMYVQKPWTIRQYAGFSTAEESNAFYRRNLAAGQKGLSVAFDLATHRGYDSDHARVVGDVGKAGVAIDSVEDMKILFNEIPLDQISVSMTMNGAVLPILSFYIVAAEEQGVSQDLLSGTIQNDILKEFMVRNTYIYPPAPSMKIIADIFEYTSQNIPKFNSISISGYHMQEAGATPVLEMAYTLADGLEYVRTGIKAGMNVDDFAPRLSFFWAIGMNHFMEIAKMRAARYIWAELLKQFNPQNPKSLALRTHSQTSGWSLTEQEPFNNITRTAIEALSSALGGTQSLHTNALDEAIALPTDYSAKIARNTQIILQQESGICDVVDPMGGSNLVESLTQQMIEEAMKYIDEVEQEGGMTKAIEAGIPKMRIEEAAARKQAKIDSGEEFIIGVNSFRSELKQDAIEILDIDNTEVRRKQIERLNKIKAERNSDAVNEILNEIRESAKSGKGNLLALCIEAARRRVTLGEMSDAMEESFGRYKANIRTISGVYAMNAGKNEYFEKALHLTQKFEEEEGRRPRLMVAKMGQDGHDRGAKVVATAFADMGFDVDVAPLFQTPEEVAKQAVENDIHILGVSSLAAGHKTLVPQVVEELKKLGADDITIVVGGVIPQQDYEFLYANGADFIFGPGTNLPKCAVDILDKFLN
- a CDS encoding prolyl oligopeptidase family serine peptidase; its protein translation is MNYPKAVKGTQTDTYFGTAVADPYRDLENDSEATKKWVDDEVKHSQDYLSKIPFRDEIRNQLRDIWNYEKISAPFKEGEYTYYYKNDGLQAQSVLYRTNNKTKATEVFLDPNKFSEKGTTSLSQLSFNKKGNLAAYSISEGGSDWNKIIIIDAITKKQIDETLVDVKFSGISWQGDEGFYYSSYDKPKEGTVLSGMTDKHKVYFHKLGTKQSEDQLIFGGDKTPRRYLGAGVSEDQRYLIISAANATNGNELYIKDLKKGGDFVQINKGFDINVSIVDTQGDDLYIFTDKDAPNMRLVKTTIKNPAPETWKDVIPQTENVLGITTGGGYFFATYMIDAIDQVKQYDRAGKLIREISLPGKGNVSGFGGKETEKELYFSFTNYITPGTTYKFNADSGKSEVYQKPKVKFNPEDYVSEQVFYTSKDGTKIPMMINYKKGTKLNGKNPTILYSYGGFNISLQPAFSVVNAIWMENGGIYAVPNIRGGGEYGKKWHDAGTKMQKKNVFEDFIAAGEYLQSKGYTSKQFMALSGRSNGGLLVGATMTMRPDLARVAFPGVGVLDMLRYNKFTAGAGWSYDYGTAEDNKEMFDYLKSYSPVHNVKAGTCYPSTMIITSDHDDRVVPAHSFKFGAELQEKQACNNPILLRIEKNAGHGAGRSTEQVIGENADLISFALYEMGIKKLQK